Sequence from the Desulfuromonas sp. genome:
ACTTAATTGGCCGCGATGAAAATCTATCAAGGTCTGTTGTTAACCCTTGAAACTGAAAAGGGTCAAAGGCTTTTGCCTCGCGAAGGTGCCTGATCAGATCCTGATTTAAATCCATTTAATCATGAAGAAATCATGAGGCTAAATAGATTGTGGTTGTAAGAGCTGAAAAGCTAAGGACATTGCCACGGATGAACACAGATGAGCACGGATAAGACTGTAAACAACCCTTTTGATTTTATTAATCTGTGAGTATCTGTGTATATCAGTGGCTGGAAGTGTTGGATGAATTGGTTAGATTGGTTGGATTTTAACAAATAAAACTGATCGAACCAGTAAAACAAATTAAAACAAAGCTTAAATTAAAACAAAGCTTATTTAACTCTCCCGCTCTCCGCCTCTCCATTAATATTGGTTTCGCTTTGCAAATATTGTTTTGATTCTGATCAGCGGTGAAAAAGACTGGCCCTGGATTGGTTCAGCCTTTACTCCCAGCCGCTCTCCGGAAATCCCTGACCCGGAGCTGTACTTCGGTTCGCCCCTTCCAGTGGTTCAATTCCGGCACAAAAAGCAGTTCGACTTCGCCGACCAGCTCATCCTGTCGCTCAGCCAGGCCGAAGGCGATGCAGGAAATGGTATAGGCATCCTGGCGGGCGGTAAATTTCAAATGCCTGTCGCCCACGACTTTCAGACCGGAAACAGCGACGTTGCGAACAACAAATTGCGGTGACGGATTCCCCATGCCGAACGGCGACAAGCGGTCTAGTTCATTGATTGCTTCGGCCGTCAATTCCTCAATAAGGACTTCACCGTCATACCCGACAAGAGGCCGGTCCGGCTCCGCTTGCTGACGAATAACTGCCTGTTCGAATGATTCGCTAAAATGGTCAATCGCGTTGCTATCGAGTGACAGTCCGGCTGCAGCAGCGTGACCGCCATAGCCTTTGAGATGACCGGAACACTCCTGCAACGCCTGATAAAGATCGATATCACGGGTCGACCGGCCAGACCCTTTGGCCTGTCCGTTTTCTATTGCAAGCAGGAACGTCGGACGATAGTAACGCTCGACAAGACGGCTCGCGACGATCCCGATCACTCCGGGATGCCACTCCGGGTCAGCCAGCACGATCGTCCGGCGTTCTTCGGAAAGTTCGGCGACTCCCTTTTCCGCCTGGCGCAAGGTTTTGACTTCGATATTCTGCCGTTCCCGATTAAAATCATCGAGCAAGGCGGCAATCTCGGCCGCCTCGTCATTATCGTCGCTCAATAGCAGCCGGACCCCGAGAGCTGCATCTTCAATCCGTCCGGCGGCATTGAGGCGGGGTCCGAGCTTAAAGCCGACGCTGCCGGCATCAATATCATTGATCCCGGCAACCGCTTTGAGAGCACCGACGCCGATCCGCTTTCCGGAATTCAGAACCTTCAAACCACTCTTTGTTAACAGCAGATTCACACCGATCAGCGGCACAATGTCGGCAATCGTCCCCAGCGCAACCAGGTCGAGTGAATACCTGAGATCCGGTTCCGGACACGCAGTATCGAAAAAGCCGTCTTCACGCAACGCCTTGCGCAGGGCAACAAGCAGAAAGAAGGCGACCCCGACACCGGCCAGATTCGGGTCTGGAAACCGGCAATCGGGCAAGTGCGGGTTAATGATCGCATACGCTTTCGGTAAAACGTCCGGCGGTTGATGATGATCGGTAATGATCAGATCGATCCCGTAGCCGGCAGCAACTGAAGCTTCCTCGACCGCAGTCACTCCGCAATCGACCGAAACAACGACCGAGACGTTTTGGGCCGCCGCCTTGTCAATCGCCGCCGCGGACAGACCATAGCCATCCTTGAGACGCAGCGGTATATGGTATCCGACTTCAGCGCCGAGTTTGTCCAGGAATTCGACCAGCAGCGCAGTCGCGCTGATGCCATCGACATCATAATCGCCATGCACCAGAATCTTCTCGTCGTTCCTGATCGCCTTAACCAGCCGGGAAACGGCCTTCTCCATGCCAGCCATGAACGACGGATCGGGCAGCAAGGAGAGATTTCCTTCAAGAAAAGTCCTTGCTGAAGCGGCATCGTCAATTCCACGCAGCAACAGAAGCCGGGCCAGGATCTCCGGGATTTTCAGGGTCGTCGCAAGAGCGGCAACCTCTTCTGATCCGATTGCCGCGCTCCTGACCTCCCATGCCCTGTTCCTTATCGGTTCCATTGCGGGCCGCTTGCCGGGTCGGGGGTTGAACGGATCGGCAAAATACGGACCTGCCCGAGGTAGGATTCGACCTGTTGATCAAAAAATGTTGCTCTGATTTGAACCGGTTCGGTCGCTCCCCAGTAATTCCGCGGCATGTTAAAATCATCAGGCACGTTCTCTCCGAGAAAAACATTCCGCTCATTTTCCATAATCGTGTTGTTCTCGATCAGGTAGTTGCGCGGATGGGAAGTGACGAAAAAACCTTTCCGGTTGCAGACGATATTATTCTTGCAGATAACCGGCTGACCGAAATGAAAGCGGATGCCGGTATCATTGTTGCGGATGAGATTGTTTTCGATCAGGATTTCACTGGAGTGGAAGCGGATCGCAACGAGATTCTCTTCAAAAATCGATTGTTCAATGTAAACGCGTGATTCCTGGCTGTGAATGGCGCTGTCAGCCTGGCGAAATATGGCATAGGCGAAGGAGGAGTCATTGGTCCCGACCAGATTGATGCCGCCCCAGCTGCCGGGCGGAGCGGTCGGGTCGGGAGAGCGGAAAATGATCGGCTGTTCAGCGGTCCCTTCGGCAATGATGGTGCCGCGAACAATCAACTCGCTCCCGGTGAAATGCGGATGATCAACATAGAGGTCATTCTCACCCGGCGGATAAAATACGATTTCCGTTCCGGGGGCAATTTCGAGGCGACTCCCCTTCTCGATCACGAGATCGCCTTTTATGTCAACCCGTCCCGACCATTGCAGATCACCGGACAGGGATTGACCACTGGGACGCCTGTCGAGACAACCGACCGCACCGGCGAAAACCAGGCAAAAGATTAACAGTATGCGTAGAGAACTGGTCATTTTACAATAAAAAGGCCGATCGACACCGGCGATCGGCCTGATTGTTTTATTGGGCACCGATTCCTTGCGGATGCGCCTTCATAAAGGCGATCTCCTTCTCGATGTTGCTGGTTGATGGACCGGCTGGAACCAGCTGCAGAAACTTTTCCCAGACTTCAATCGCCGCCGGGAAATCATTGAGATCGTAGCGATAGACGATCCCGAGATTATACATACTCTGGGTATGGTTGGGATTGATCTGAATCGCTTTCTCGAAATTGGCAACGGCGCGGTCATACCAGCCGAGCTTGCGGAACATCACCCCCTGGTCGGTCAGAACATTCGGATCGTTACCATCCAGCTCAAGGGCCTTGTCGTACGCCTCTACCGCCTGGAGAAACTGGTTCGAATCGAAGTAACTGTTGCCGAGCTGTACCCAGGCGGTCCGGTTTTCCGGCTCTTTGGCAACGACTTCATTGAGCATTTTTATTTTCTGGTCGTGGTTCTGCACCGGGGCGCTGGCTTGGGGCGGTGCCTGGGTCGACACCGACGAACTGCCGCCGCCCTTGTTGCCGACAATTATTCCGACCAGCAAACCGACAATCAGCGCAACTACGATAAAAAGAATGTTTTCTTTTTTCATGTCGTACTCCCGGCGGCCTTCCGGGCCGCCTTGAAATTATCCCAATATATCAGCAACGGGCTGGCTATAAAGATCGATGAGTAGGTACCGACCAAAACACCGATCAGCAGAGCGAAGGCAAAATCATGAATGACACCACCGCCGAAAACAAACAATGCAGCAACAACCAACAAGGTCGTCCCGGACGTTAAAATCGTCCGCGAAAGCGTCTCGTTGATACTGCGGTTAATAATTAAACCAAATTCTTCCTTGTGCATTTTGCCCATGTTCTCGCGAATCCGGTCATACACGATGATCGTATCGTTCAGTGAATAACCGATGATTGCCAGAAAAGCAGCGATAATCGGCAGGTCGATCTCCTTGCCGAAAACCGAAAAGGCCCCGAGCGTAATACTGATGTCATGGATCAGGGCGATGATGGCACCAATGGCGAAACGGAATTCAAAGCGCCATGTGATATAAAAAAGAATCCCGATCATCGCGTAAAGAATCGCCAGGAACCCTTTCTCCCGAAGGTCGGCACCGACTTTAGGCCCGACCATTTCGGAACGACGAAGTTCGACCATCTCGGCCCCGTATTTTGCCGAAAGGGCCAGGTTAATATCTTTATTCAAACCCTCCAGTTCCGAGCTGGTATTCGCGGCCCGTATCAAAAACTCATTGGCATTATCACCAAACGTCTGCACCACCAGGCCGCCCAGGTTGAGATCGGCAAGTGCTTCTTTAACTTCGGTCGGGCCGGTCTCCGTGCCGATCTTGATCTGCACGAGAGTTCCCCCGGAAAAATCGATGCCGTAGCTCGGGCCGCCGTTGACAACCAGTGAAGCGGCGCCGACAACCAGGATGACAATCGAAAAGAGGAGTGCCAGCTTTCTTTTGCCGACAAAGTCGATATTTATATCAGGTTTAATCAGTTGCATTGCGGTCTCCTCTATATACTCAGGTTCTTGACCTGTTTGCGGGACAGGAACAGGTCAAAGATCAATCTCGAAACAAAGATAGCGGTAAACAACGATGCCAGGATACCGACCGAGAGGGTTACGGCAAATCCCTGAACCGGACCGGTTCCGAACTGAAACAGGACGACTGCGGCAATCAGGGTCGTAATATTGGCATCGATAATCGTCAAAAACGCTTTACCGTAACCCGACTCGACAGCCAGGTGCGGCGGCCGGCCGGTTCTCAGCTCTTCTCTGATCCTTTCGAATATCAGAACGTTGGCGTCAACCGCCATGCCGACCGTCAGAACAATACCGGCAATACCGGGCAGGGTCAGAGTCGCTTTGAACAGGGAAAGCATTGCCATAATAAAAATCAGGTTGAGAACCAGCGCCACGTTGGCAATCAGACCGGCACCCCGGTAATAGACCAGCATCGCCAGAACAACCAGTAGAGCGCCGATCATGATCGAGGTTTTTCCTTTATTGATTGAATCGAGGCCAAGCGACGGTCCGACCGTCCGGTTCTCCAGGATATTAACCGGAGCCGGCAACGATCCGGCGCGCAGGACGATTGCGAGATCGGTCGCCTCCTGCTCGGAGAAGCGGCCGCTGATCTGGGCCGAGCCACCGGCGATCCGTTCCCGGATAACCGGTGCTGAATAGACCGAATCATCGAGGATAATCGCCATCTGCCGGCCAACGTTCGCCGCCGTAATCTGCTCGAATCGCTTGGCGCCGACCGAGTTGAAATCGATCGTGACGTAAGGCTCGTTAAAGCGGGTATCGATCCGGACCTGGGCATCCTTGAGGTAATCACCGGTCAGGCTGGTACGGGTTTCAACAACGATCGGTGTTTCGGTGACGGCACCGGTTTGCCGGTTGACATTCTTTTCGTACAGCAGCTCGGTGCCAAGCGGCAGATCGCCTTGAAGGGCATTCTCGATGTTGACATCGGAAACCACCATTTTGAATTCGAGACGGGCTGTTTTGCCGAGGAGTGATATGGCCCGATCCGGGTCTTCAACACCCGGCAGCTGGATCAGGATCCGGTTGCCGGTCTGACGCTGCAGAATCGGCTCACTGACGCCGAACTGATCAATCCTGTTGCGCAGTGTTTCGAGAGCCTGACGAACGGCATACTCGCGGGTCTCTTCGATATCCTGGTCACTGAGACGGAAATTCTTCTGAATGTAACCGCCTTCGCTGGTCAGGGTCATCGGCTCGAGGTTGCCGAACATTTCCGTCATCAGGCCATCAATCTCCTGCCCGGCCTCCTCGTCATAAACCGTGACGACCAGCCGGTCACCCGGCTGCCGTTCCACCCGTTTATAGATGATATCTTTTTCCCGCAACTGGCTTTCTACCTGATCGACAATTCCATCGATCCGGCTTTCGACAGCCTTGTCAACATCGACCCCGAGAACGAGATGCATTCCACCCTGCAGGTCGAGACCCTTCTGGATCGGGGAGAAGTTGTCAGTCCACCAGGCCGGCAGGCTCTCCTGCATAAAGGATGGAGCCAGAGCCATAAACGAGACAGCCAGGCAGATAATTACCAGCAGCCCACGCCATTTAATACTTCCGCTCATATCGGTTATTCTCTCCTCAACGGGTTTTGTTACTGTGCCGGTGTTGTCTCTGCCGAGTCCTGGCCTTTGCCGCCAACGATCGAGCTGCGGTTGACCTTGATCTTGACGCCGCTGGCTATCTCGACCATCACAACCTTCTCCTGCAGTCCGGCAACTTTGCCATGGATGCCGCCGGCCGTGACGACATCGTCACCGAGGGCGAGAGACTCAATCAGTTGTTTATGGGCCTTGGCCCGTTTCGACTGCGGCCGGATCAACAGAAAATAGAAAATGGCGAACATGATCACCAGCATGATGATCCCTTCGTAACCGCCGCCGCCCTGTTGAGCATTGGGGGCCATCGCATGTGCATCACTGACAAATAAATCGAGTAAATTCATTTCGTTCTCCTTTTTATCAAGAATAGTTAGAGTCTTTTCAGTTTAAATCGGCAGCTCGCCCGGCATGGAATTGTTGGCGAAACTGCATAAAGTTACCGGATTCTATTGCGGCTCTCATCTGCGACATCAGGTTGTGATAATAATGCAGATTGTGGTGAGTATTCAATACCGAAGCGAGAATTTCATGACTCTGATACAAGTGCCTCAGGTATGAGCGGCTGTAATTCCGGCAGACATAACAATCGCAGTCAGGATCAATCGGTTCCCGGTCATCCCGGTAACGGGCCTGCTTGATACTGATTTTGCCGAAGCTGGTAAATAACACACCATTTCTCGCATTGCGGGTCGGCATGACACAATCGAACATATCAGCCCCTCTGGCCACGGCTTCGACCAGGTTCTCCGGGGTCCCTATCCCCATCACGTATCGGGGAGAGTCCGCCGGCAGGTACGGCAAGGTATGTTCCATCATTTCATACATGAGTTCCGCACCTTCACCGACCGAAAGTCCACCAACAGCGTAGCCGTCGAATCCGATGTCAACAAGTTCTCCGGCACTCTCCCGGCGCAAGTCCGGGAACATGCCGCCCTGAACGATACCGAACAGCAAGGCATCATCATCGGCCGATTTTGCATCTTTGCAGCGACGGGCCCAGCGGCCGGATAGAGCTGTCGATTTCGCAGTATACTCGCGACTCGAAGGATACGCTATGCATTCATCGAAAGCCATGATGATGTCAGACCCGAGAGCCTCCTGAACGGCAATCGACACCTCCGGTGTCAGCTTGTGCGAAGAACCATCAAGGTGCGACTGGAAAACGACTCCCTCTTCGTCTATCTTGCGGAGATCCCCGAGGCTGAAGACCTGGAAACCGCCGCTGTCCGTTAAAATCGGCCGATCCCAGTTCATAAATTCATGCAAACCACCCATGGCTGCAATCAGCTCTTCACCGGGGCGCAGGAACAGATGATAGGTGTTGGCCAGAATGATCTGTGCACCGATCTCCTGCAGGGCCTCCGGCAGCATGCCCTTGACCGTCGCCTGGGTTCCGACCGGCATAAATACGGGAGTTTCGATCAAACCCCGTCGCGTTTCAAGCCGCCCCCGCCGGGCTGCCGATTCACCATCGGTATGCGTACATTCAAAATGATTTATCACAAATCACACCAAAATCTTTATTGAACGAGCATGCAATCGCCGTAACTGTAAAAGCGGTAACGGTACATGATTGCTTCCCGGTATGCATTCATTACAGATTCGCGACCGGCAAAAGCCGAAACCAGCATCAACAAAGTCGACTGCGGCAGATGGAAATTTGTCAGCAGGGCGTCGATTGCCTTGAATTCGTATCCCGGGTAGATAAAAATATCGGTGCGGCCGGGACCACTTCTGAGCTGACCTGCCTCTGGATCCCACGCTGCTTCCAGGGTTCTGGTTACGGTTGTACCGACGGCCACGATGCGACGGCCTTCATGCCTGGCCCTGCTGACAGCCTCGGCGGTGCGTTCGGAAATATTGAAGCGTTCTTCATGCATCCGATGATCGTTTATACTTGTTGCACGAACCGGCAAAAAAGTCCCGAGGCCTACGTGCAACGTCAGGTAATGAATTTCAACGCCAGCAGATGCCAATTTGTGCAAATAATCGTTACTGAAATGCAGTCCGGCAGTCGGCGCCGCCAATGCTCCCGCTTCGCGTGCATAGACCGTTTGATAGCGTTCCCGATCTTCGGGACCATCATCACGGCCGAGATAAGGAGGCAAAGGCATATGGCCAATCCGGTCAAGAGCAGCAGCAATATCATCCGGTCCGGTGAGGCGGATCAGGCGACACGGATGCTCCGCCCCGGCAATAATTTCGCCAACCAGATCCTCATCGAAGAATATCCGGGTTCCCGGCTTTAACGGTCTTGAACTCCGGCTCAAACAATCCCAGAGATCAGTTTCCGGATCGCGCACTTCATTCAGCAGAATTTCAACCCGGCCGCCGGTCTCTTTGTGACCATACAAGCGAGCCGGAATAACCCGCGTATCATTCAACAAAAGAAGGTCACCCGGATTTAAATAATTCTCCAGTGACCTGAACATCTCATGCTTGACAGATGATGAGCATTTATCGAGGACCAGAAGACGGGAATCGGTTCGTTCTTTTGCCGGAGTCCGGGCGATCAGGTCGGAAGGCAAATCATAATCAAAATCTGACAATTTCATGCTGTAAAAAGTGCTTTCCGTCCCCTGAAAATCCTGGCTCACTCAACCACAATTACCGGGCAAAGTCAATCCTGTTTTCAGGGCTCATTTCAGGAGGAAAAGCGGACCAGAAGCAGGCCGATGACCATCGCACTGAAACCAAAAAAGCGGAGAGTCGAATCCGGGAGTTGATGGATCCGGGCCAACATCTTTTTCGTTTTTTCCGGCGACAAAAACCAGGGCATTCCCTCAAAAATGAGTACAACACCGATTACGGAGAGCAAATACGACATTAAACCGACCTAACATTCCAACATTACGTGTTTTTTTGGCAAATATATTGCAAACTATAACTGCTGAACAATTGTATCATGCCAGCGTTGAGTCCCTGAAACTATACGGAGCGTCGGGATCAAGTCAAGAAAAACAACAAAATCGAAATGTTATTACTGTTTCAGGAACAGAATCCGGTGGAAAAATACTACTCTGAAATGTTAACAATAGGGGCTGACGTTTTTTATAGTTGCCAATGCCATACTGTTTTTTCAAGCATTACTGTTTTGCATTCGGCCTTTTAACGAACACCCATGTCGTAATTAAGGCAAGTACCCGTTCATGAATTCTCTCAAGTTTAAAATTATCGGCCTGATTTCCATAATCGTCATCGCTACTGCGTTGATCACGGCCTGGATCAATATCGGCACCCAGAAGTCGCTGCTGTTCAAATTTGCCGAGCAGAACAGTCGAGTCATCGGTGAAACCATCCGCAACAGTATCATCACCAATATGGCAGTCGGTCAGAACAGTGAGGTTGCACGGATTCTGGAAAAGATCAACCGGGAACCGGCCATCGAGGGACTTCGTATCTTTGATGAATCGGGAAGGATTCTGATTTCGGCACAACATTCGGAATTCGGTGACCTGATCAACTCGGCCGAGCTTCTGGCCTACCGCTCCGGACGCTTATCCTTTGAACAATCAGGCCCGGAAGGTGAATTTTACAGTTCGCTGACGCCGATCCGAAATGCCAGAACATGTCATGCCTGTCACGATCCGCAACAGGATGTCCTCGGCATCCTCAGCGTCAATTTGTCTCTTGATGTTCTCGACCTGCTTGAAGCAAGCGGCAAGGAAGCAACGATCTACACCTCCCTCGGCACTGTTATCGTGCTCATTGTCGCGATCTCCTGCTTTATCCTGGTTTATGTCGACCGACCGATTAAAAAGATAATAAACGGTATCGATCGGGTCGAACAGGGCGACTTTGAAAACGCCATGACAAGTATCACCAGTTCGGCTGAAATGTCCCAGTTGAGTTATCGCTTCAACCAAATGGTTCAGGAACTCAAGGATTCGATTGAGGCCCGCATCGAACATGAACGCGAAATAGCGATCAATCAGGAAAAACTGAGTCACCACGAAGAAATCCAGGACATGAATATCACCCTCGAGGAGAGGCTCAAGGAGATCGAATTTCTCAACATCAGCCTTGAGGAGCGGATCGAGGAGATCGAGGAGGCAAACTTCCGGATTGCCGACCTCGCCAGTGAACTCGAAGATCAGAATACGACCCTGGAAAGAGCGGTTGATCGCCTCTCTGCACTTTACAAAATGGGCCTGGCGACCAATTCGATCATGGATATCGACCGGTTATTCGACATGCTGATCAGAAAAACAATGGAAACGGTTCAGGCGCATTACGGGTACATTCTTCTGGTCAACAAGGATGACTGGACCCTTTCTCTCGCCGGATCACATGGCATTCCGAACCTGGTCGGCAAGGAGGGATCCCTGATCCCGATCAAGCCGGGCGGCGTTTCGCACTGGGTTATCGTCAACAGTGAACCGCTCCTGATCCAGGACATCGAAACTTCCAGGGAGTTCAATAAATTGAGCCTGCTCGGTTTCGAACGTCAATCGGTATTGTGTGCCCCGCTTTCAATAAAAGACGAAATCATCGGAACCATTACGATGTCGAACCGTCTGGATGATGCGCCGTTCAACAAGGATGACCTCGACCTGCTATCAACCATAGCAGCCCAGGCGAGTGTCGCCATCAGTAACACCCGGCTTTATGAAGAGCAGCAGCAAACATATCTCAGTACGGTTCATGCCCTTGTTTCAGCAATTGAAGCCAGCGATACCTACACCCGGGGCCACTCGGAGCGGGTGACGCGTTACAGTCTGGCTCTCGGTCGTCATATGGGGCTCGATACCGAAGCCCTGAACCGCCTGGAGCAGGCGGCAATCCTGCACGATATCGGCAAAATCGGCATAGATATCTACCTGCTGCACAAAGTGGAGACGCTTAGTGTCGAAGACATGGACCGTCTCAAGGAGCATCCCAGCATCGGAGATCGTATCCTTGAGCCGATT
This genomic interval carries:
- a CDS encoding tRNA guanosine(34) transglycosylase Tgt — translated: MNHFECTHTDGESAARRGRLETRRGLIETPVFMPVGTQATVKGMLPEALQEIGAQIILANTYHLFLRPGEELIAAMGGLHEFMNWDRPILTDSGGFQVFSLGDLRKIDEEGVVFQSHLDGSSHKLTPEVSIAVQEALGSDIIMAFDECIAYPSSREYTAKSTALSGRWARRCKDAKSADDDALLFGIVQGGMFPDLRRESAGELVDIGFDGYAVGGLSVGEGAELMYEMMEHTLPYLPADSPRYVMGIGTPENLVEAVARGADMFDCVMPTRNARNGVLFTSFGKISIKQARYRDDREPIDPDCDCYVCRNYSRSYLRHLYQSHEILASVLNTHHNLHYYHNLMSQMRAAIESGNFMQFRQQFHAGRAADLN
- the secF gene encoding protein translocase subunit SecF, translated to MQLIKPDINIDFVGKRKLALLFSIVILVVGAASLVVNGGPSYGIDFSGGTLVQIKIGTETGPTEVKEALADLNLGGLVVQTFGDNANEFLIRAANTSSELEGLNKDINLALSAKYGAEMVELRRSEMVGPKVGADLREKGFLAILYAMIGILFYITWRFEFRFAIGAIIALIHDISITLGAFSVFGKEIDLPIIAAFLAIIGYSLNDTIIVYDRIRENMGKMHKEEFGLIINRSINETLSRTILTSGTTLLVVAALFVFGGGVIHDFAFALLIGVLVGTYSSIFIASPLLIYWDNFKAARKAAGSTT
- the secD gene encoding protein translocase subunit SecD yields the protein MSGSIKWRGLLVIICLAVSFMALAPSFMQESLPAWWTDNFSPIQKGLDLQGGMHLVLGVDVDKAVESRIDGIVDQVESQLREKDIIYKRVERQPGDRLVVTVYDEEAGQEIDGLMTEMFGNLEPMTLTSEGGYIQKNFRLSDQDIEETREYAVRQALETLRNRIDQFGVSEPILQRQTGNRILIQLPGVEDPDRAISLLGKTARLEFKMVVSDVNIENALQGDLPLGTELLYEKNVNRQTGAVTETPIVVETRTSLTGDYLKDAQVRIDTRFNEPYVTIDFNSVGAKRFEQITAANVGRQMAIILDDSVYSAPVIRERIAGGSAQISGRFSEQEATDLAIVLRAGSLPAPVNILENRTVGPSLGLDSINKGKTSIMIGALLVVLAMLVYYRGAGLIANVALVLNLIFIMAMLSLFKATLTLPGIAGIVLTVGMAVDANVLIFERIREELRTGRPPHLAVESGYGKAFLTIIDANITTLIAAVVLFQFGTGPVQGFAVTLSVGILASLFTAIFVSRLIFDLFLSRKQVKNLSI
- the yajC gene encoding preprotein translocase subunit YajC yields the protein MNLLDLFVSDAHAMAPNAQQGGGGYEGIIMLVIMFAIFYFLLIRPQSKRAKAHKQLIESLALGDDVVTAGGIHGKVAGLQEKVVMVEIASGVKIKVNRSSIVGGKGQDSAETTPAQ
- the recJ gene encoding single-stranded-DNA-specific exonuclease RecJ, with amino-acid sequence MEPIRNRAWEVRSAAIGSEEVAALATTLKIPEILARLLLLRGIDDAASARTFLEGNLSLLPDPSFMAGMEKAVSRLVKAIRNDEKILVHGDYDVDGISATALLVEFLDKLGAEVGYHIPLRLKDGYGLSAAAIDKAAAQNVSVVVSVDCGVTAVEEASVAAGYGIDLIITDHHQPPDVLPKAYAIINPHLPDCRFPDPNLAGVGVAFFLLVALRKALREDGFFDTACPEPDLRYSLDLVALGTIADIVPLIGVNLLLTKSGLKVLNSGKRIGVGALKAVAGINDIDAGSVGFKLGPRLNAAGRIEDAALGVRLLLSDDNDEAAEIAALLDDFNRERQNIEVKTLRQAEKGVAELSEERRTIVLADPEWHPGVIGIVASRLVERYYRPTFLLAIENGQAKGSGRSTRDIDLYQALQECSGHLKGYGGHAAAAGLSLDSNAIDHFSESFEQAVIRQQAEPDRPLVGYDGEVLIEELTAEAINELDRLSPFGMGNPSPQFVVRNVAVSGLKVVGDRHLKFTARQDAYTISCIAFGLAERQDELVGEVELLFVPELNHWKGRTEVQLRVRDFRRAAGSKG
- a CDS encoding DUF2065 domain-containing protein, with the protein product MSYLLSVIGVVLIFEGMPWFLSPEKTKKMLARIHQLPDSTLRFFGFSAMVIGLLLVRFSS
- a CDS encoding tRNA preQ1(34) S-adenosylmethionine ribosyltransferase-isomerase QueA, giving the protein MKLSDFDYDLPSDLIARTPAKERTDSRLLVLDKCSSSVKHEMFRSLENYLNPGDLLLLNDTRVIPARLYGHKETGGRVEILLNEVRDPETDLWDCLSRSSRPLKPGTRIFFDEDLVGEIIAGAEHPCRLIRLTGPDDIAAALDRIGHMPLPPYLGRDDGPEDRERYQTVYAREAGALAAPTAGLHFSNDYLHKLASAGVEIHYLTLHVGLGTFLPVRATSINDHRMHEERFNISERTAEAVSRARHEGRRIVAVGTTVTRTLEAAWDPEAGQLRSGPGRTDIFIYPGYEFKAIDALLTNFHLPQSTLLMLVSAFAGRESVMNAYREAIMYRYRFYSYGDCMLVQ